TAAGTCATAGagtgaaattaaacaaaatatataaatccatAGCATACTACTCAACATCTGTTTAAAGAGATTCAAGAAATCCACGTCTCCTTTCAGGTAGCATTGTGATAAAAGCCTCTCTCCAACTGGCATGAAGACATGATTGATTCACAGCTTTGTTGTAAATATTATGCTCTAAATCAGGCATACTATTTAAGACGGCAACCACGGCTGCTGTGGAGTAGGGGTCTATAGTTGATGGGGCATCTGAGGTCACAAAGCCACTTGTTGATTGAGCCGTCttgattttaatcatttattgaaTGGCTTTGCAGGTGTCACTAATATCATATCTGgtactcttcctcctcctcttagaATTTGGAGTCCTATCATGCTTGTGTTTCTTAAGATTTGAGGTAGTAGTTGTATCAGGTATGAAGGCCTCATCATTAATACGCTGTTCATCAAATTCCTCTGGATCACCTACTGCATAACCACTACCACCATCACCGTTGTCACCACCATTGTCATCTCTCTCAGAGGACACTACCACTTCTTCAGCATATCCTACCACTTCTTCTGCATTTCCTGATGCATAGTTCCCAAAagcatatgtatcaccaaacaCGATACATAAATCATGATACTGAGGAAACCCATCATTTCTGAATTTAGCCCGTTCGCTATTATTCTGTAATTTATACAATAATGACATATGTCAGTAATATAATCAAAACTTGCAATACAATATGAACAAAATGACATTGGTAAATTGATACCTTGATGTGAGACTCCCACACACTTTGATCATCCACAACAACTTTATTGTTTATATTATCCCATCCAAATCCAGATTGTGACAAAAGTTTCTTGAAACTACTATAATGTTTCTTCGCCTTGTTGACCCCGTTCTTCAACTGAATTACACTAAAGTTGAGTCCCATCCGGCTATTGAATTCCACATGTATGTTATTCCATCATGTTTTGTTGAAGGTAGAAGTGGTGCGATTTCCCTTTGTTACCTCTCGTTACCAACAAGCTTATAAGCTCATTGGTCAAAGGCTCACCCACTTTGCCATACAAACCTCTTTGTGGGAAGCCATTTAACCTTAACTACTTGAGCATCAAATGAGCCATATTAATTGGTGTACCAGTTCAAGCACGTAGACTTTGATGTTGATATCACATCAAGCAAAAAGAGAATAATTCTcatatgaaattttacaagcaACCATATATTATAAGCAAAAACCATTCCTACTCTCTTGACTCGACATCAAAATCACGGATGAAAATCTGATCTATTGTatgaaaaattcttttaataatatggtAACTAGCTAATTACATAGATGTGACATATATTTTCTATGCATGAATCTCCACAAAGATGCCCACATGTATCTTTTTTCAAGTGAATTTGCACATTAGATCTCTGTTTGTGGCTTTAGTGCAAATTAGAGTCAAAATACTGAGACAATACCAAAAAGTTGAGTGACATGGGATAAATCAAAGTATAGCTGCAAAAGTATGAAACTTGCCCTAAGGTAATCTTCATCAAAGATATCTAACCAAAAAATGCCGAGAATGCATGCTCATTGGCCACAAGTCATTCTCCTTCCTTTCAACCCTAATGCCAAAgcaccattttctttttatattgtgTATCACAAATTTTCATAGAGGCTTCTTAATAAAGGCAACCTCACTATAACTCAAACAATTCGCATTCATGCAGGTAATGGCACAAATGTGATTACTCAATCTACCTCAAGCAATGGATATCTTGATATTCgaagttttaatttattcgatatgATGTCTGGTGGAGGAGGCAGCAGACCAGCTTTGAAGAGAATGCGTTGGACGGGATCCTAAGGTTGAACTCCAATCGAAAGCCAATAACTAAACGGAGCACAAAATATTCTATCATGCATGGCGGAACATGTACATTAGCATGCAATTAAGGTACCTTGTAGATACAAAAGACAattaaaatgaaacaaaagaaaatgcaagcaTACGTGTGCACGTATATGCATAACAGAGAAATGCGGAACGGGAGAATTTTGAAGAGAGCTTTTGCCCTCTCTAGCTCCATAAACACTCAGAATATCTTCTATCGTAAGCTTACATTATCATGTAAGTCGATAGAGGAGGATATATACAACACGCCCATGGGGTCGTCACTAGCAATTAACAATATCTATTAGGCTTCTGCACCTCTCTTAAGATTGCAACTGATTAGAAGAAAACAAATGTATCAGTAAAATCTTATGGAGAAGTTAATACTATCAAcaacaaattcagaaaatcaattaatcatCTCTCACTTGTATCCCAAGTTCCCAACATAAAACCTCAAGGATGCACAATGAAAGGAAAGCTTGGATTTGactaaaaagaatttcttatcACCCTTAGCCTTAAAGCAGCCTCCTCTccgacccccaaaaaaagaaagcagcTTCTGAGCAAATGACCCAGGGAACATATCAAAATCTTGGGCTAAGTATGgcatcgaaatttttttaattcctaGCGATTGAGATTATTGCATTATCATATCAGCAACAAGACAGGAAAACGAGATCTTGGTTAGATGCATGCCGTGGTTGGGTAAGTAAGAATCGCCCCATCTAAGTATATGCAGAAGTTAGCATCTAGAGAGTCATCCTATTTGTCAAAAGAGAAGCTGCATTTCATCAGcttaaaacaacaacaaaatttcCAGCAGAAGTGTAGCCAAAGTAAACTTGACGCCACCAAAGTGCAATGCGAGCACTCaacataaagagaaaaagaagaatcacGGCACCGAATCCGGCGTCTCGGCCCATCGCTCATGCCTCAAACTCGCACCGATCAAAGCGCAATGCAGCGAAGCACacaacagagagagaaaaagaagaatcgcGACACCGAATCCGGCGTCTCGGCCCATCGCTCCCGCCTCAAACTCGACGCGACTAAAGCGCAATGCAGCAAAGCACtcaacaaagagagaaaaaagaagaggaatagGCACGAACCAGAGAAGGGAGGAGAAGGTTCTGCTTCTTTGCGCACTTCACGGTCGTGGGCCTCGTCGGACGAACACGAGTGGCTCCGGTGTCTGCTGCAAAGGGCTTCTGGATGAGGCGAAGGAGTGGATTCGCGAGCAACTCATCGCTGGATGAGGAGAGGGCGCGCGGCGTTGCTGAGGTCGCGGGGTGATGGCGTCTTTTGGTGAGACAGAGCAGAGCAGAACGGCTTGGGGCGCTCGGTGCTCGGATCTCTGGTGCAGGGCTTCCGGCTTCGCAGGGAACGAGCGGCGGGGGTgcgagagaagaggcggagcagaggcggaggagaggcggagagGCGCGAGGCGATGGCGTCTTTTTTGGTGAGACGGAGCGAGCAGAGCGGCTTGGGCGTCGGTGCTCGGATTTGTTGCAGGGGGCTGGCTTCGCAGGGGAACGAGCGGCGGGGTgcgagaagaggcggaggagaggcggaggagaggtcAAAAAGGCGGAGGCGAGAGGAGGAGGCAGAGAAGAGGCGTATGAGGGAGAAAAGAgtgaaattagggttaggagaaatcaaattgatttcaagaaatcagaaattgatttcgaagaaatcaagtagaaaatttctacttttgatttctcctccatttctatttctgaatagaaatctattccgaaatagaaaatttgataagcgttatcaaacaagtttctgttctagaaattggtctggaacagaaattatttttatcatgcaccccctaagTGTGCCTCCATGATGAAGCCAATGCGTTGCTCCAATCCAGAAAGTCATTGTCCTGCTGCAATGTGATTGGCTTCGCTCCTGATCCCACCCAATGCTGTCCTCTTCCACCTATAGTCATTCGCGAGATTTCTTTATTAGTTTAATGTCTTGTTGTTGGGAATAATGGATCCCTGAAAagtggattcgacactaaatcgaacccctaaatcaatgcggaagatgagctcgggaaaacaacacgtatcaccgatcctaaaacacaccacggattcgagcgtaccttttttagccacagattaaacaccgacgtcgttagaggaagagaaacttggtcctgttcgatccggtgaagcaaattcgccttcgcgcttcactgttttccttttgggagagaaagcgagagagagagaaaaaggagggatGCGTACGAACGTTTTCTGTTTTCAACAagtacgttctctctctctctcctcccttttatatgtccctccatccacgggccgtattcccatgggccgggctttttgggcccaacttgggcggacgggccttaagcccatcactaataaaaccatcatctcccactcgcacatggtgggccgaacaggattctctttatctctcttcaacattcataccggtgaataatccgtgcgaccagcatactttgagagctcgttgctatacatctgttaggaatatatagcactcataatgggcgtcacgctttgagtagatttagtatgcagcactagatcgatcgatcacattttatatttctcttgatctcttttaaacatgatatatgtatatatatattgtattcacaattataattatcccaaaaacaattataattggtcgaccagtgaatacaaaactacaatgtgattccccaaaatcgatcttcctctttccttcaaactctcaatttcagttcagcttgcttttctagaaatatcccattagatcgaatcaactcatgaccattggcaacatcctaagatagcaaacactaaatagaaaccttgagaataagtaaaagtcatgagggcactaaaatttgaggaactcttttcctcaagagtctcacacgtcataaaagttgagatcaaattttttgtcactcttattggtcggcttatgcatacgtagtatgaaatacgtattacggtattaactcttttcccatggagcgtatgtctatacctttcaataccgtacatatgatagctcagacatacccaatgtctaacttgagttcacgtatctactcatttacaaaattcatcagaactcacatctagcatcttagacagataaagtaaaatatgtggggtattttactttcggacatattaagtattatgtcctcatcttaacactcagttaatgcgacatatgtattttaagtttgagctctcgattatcacatagataataagcttaaaaaaacAGTCTCaactctatttatcacacagtaaatagaggcgattacccgtatGAGTGGGCTAATATTTTATCTGTccaacatactttctcaacttaaagtaatgcactgagcattaagatgcataaagatcaaacaaagattcataggcatt
The window above is part of the Eucalyptus grandis isolate ANBG69807.140 chromosome 6, ASM1654582v1, whole genome shotgun sequence genome. Proteins encoded here:
- the LOC120294512 gene encoding uncharacterized protein LOC120294512, with the translated sequence MGLNFSVIQLKNGVNKAKKHYSSFKKLLSQSGFGWDNINNKVVVDDQSVWESHIKNNSERAKFRNDGFPQYHDLCIVFGDTYAFGNYASGNAEEVVGYAEEVVVSSERDDNGGDNGDGGSGYAVGDPEEFDEQRINDEAFIPDTTTTSNLKKHKHDRTPNSKRRRKSTRYDISDTCKAIQ